gaataagcttttaaattgacgaattaaaaataaattatatatgctTGTTGGCGCAAATACAATAAGATTCATTACGTAActtgtttcaataaatttgttaattattaaattcaaatcggttaaaatttcaagttttatgTTCGAAGAAAATTTCCAtagcccctgtctatacttgacaaatatcagaacaattaatgacgtttgttgtcaagacaaagttgtctgtgtAAAAGCACtgacaattttgtcataatgaagcaataataataataaatggagactatactggataattttttatcttgacaacgattttgacgtttatcaggtatagacagggcgaaagaaaactcatatttaaggctttttaaaagtaaacaaacgCGTTGAATGAAAGCACAAAATTAGAAACTTTGAACAAATATTGGAATCATGTCTTTTTAAAGTGTTAGATAGATTAGAAGGGTTGTGTCCTCTAAGAAGTACACTTCCTCTCGGAGACCCATAGGATCCATTGTGATATAAAAATAGAACTAGATGTGAAGAGAAGAAATGAAATTGGAAAGAAAATAACCCAGTAAAAAAGGATAGGAAATAAGTATAGACTGATATTCTCATATAGCCATCCTATTCCACTGATAAAGGCTAATATATTACCTAGATCATATCTAGCTCAGGCTTGGGGGTAATGATAACATTGTGTAATCTATTACACGCATAATTACAATTAACTTGTAATTGTAATGGAATttttgcaattacaattacttgaAGTATATAATTGAGCAATAACACATTAcaattacatataattttaattgaaatctgCCCCCAACCCATTTTTGCCTGAGACCCTATAACCTAGGACAGTtacacataatattttctacagtttctagttcctcaatatcctcgcatatcttaaaaaaaacgtCCTGTGCGCCATTTACCAATGTTGACCCTGTAATCCGTCCTACTACACCATAATTGGTTTGTGGAGTCTCGGAATCTTTCGAAGATCAAACCATAGTAGTTTAACCTTCCAATCCATATTAATATAGTCCAGATCCGAACCCTGTCTAGAAAGTTTatctgttttaaaatattaattaagcaactttgataaaaaatcaaatgatttaTTCTCGTAGCTAAATATATAactcaaaaacttatttttataaatttatcaatgcACTCCTGCAAGTTCTGAatggaaaataaagtttttaggGAGGTGGTGGTGGTAAATAAGCACAAACACACAACACgctgtttgttatttttgttaaactttgcaatgtgttattttttatatttgttatattttggtCGATTGCATATTGTGGAGGGGGGTAGCTGAGGAGGTGGAGAGAGGGAAATATTAAATGGTATTTTACAGTTGTTGTGACATGGTTAcagttcaaaatttttaatttataaaagatacaaattttatttttaaaactgcattattttttgcttctttttttacaacacacacacaaaataaaatttaatttgttttttttttattatttctgttcTTTTACTAATTCTTCATCATTTTCGAAcaacacgaaaaaaaattattatgaaaagAGGGGAGACGATTCAACTTTAACATACAAAATACGACGTGCAGTTTTTTCATGTGATTatcattgttattgttgttgttacagTGTTTGTGTTCTTCTGtataaattcaatattattgAGGTGTTGTTGGTTGAAGTGATGGCACGCGTTATAAACAGTTGCAGCCTCGGTATCGTCATTATTCATTAGAAAATcaaaccaaaaataatttttaaattgaaaacaaaccaAATCAAACAGAACTTGTACGTGcactagttttttttctttccttaatattaatcatttaacataattttcatGGTTTTGTATcgttttatagatatttttgatGCTATAGGTATGAtatattatacaaaattatatgagatagttgtaaatatttaaagtacATTTATGATGAAAAGTGCATAAAACCAAAAATGATCatgtttaaaaagaaatttgtgcttaaaataatttatggtggaaaatttaagaaaaaaaatcattacgAATTATCTACTTAGCCGAAAGAAAATAACAACGCAAGCAAAATTTATTGGCATGGTGATGTTCcaagaaaatatttctttttaatcttaaaatttttaatggttttCTTTAATAATCACTCTTTACAAAAACGTGTCAAGTgtgttaatttacaaaaatgcaagttgtaaaaaaaattaaatttaattaaattcaaactgaatttaatttgtattatgtatgtaaagaactttttagaaaaagttaccttttaggtaaatttatctgctgggtattttacaccgtagatatctaATTATTGAAGTTAcgggcattaaaatttttttgattctttttgaattaaagggttgataaaatatttttctcaacaaaatacataaaaaaacacataatttCCATTCATGGAAAATCTCaagaattgaaaataaaaaaagttttcaaaaaacaggaataagtttttgaaaaaaaaaaaaaaaaatttggaacagAATAATATAAAGGCGCTAAAAATACTTTTGAATtacctttcatttgatataaaGTAGGTGACAAtattatgaaaactttttttgaaaactataatCTTTAATTAAAgattaacaaaaatacatttatagaaGTATTGGCGAAGTAatgaaaacttttaaacttctgcaagaataaaacaaaaacaatatttaatgattttattttaaaaatgtctttttgtaattttttaaataaaaaaccgaaataataaacgattttagtGATGGATTGCAGTAAAAAACTAtctgcacaaaattgaaaaaaaattatgagaaTATTTCGTGAGACAATGTTGGGAGAACTTAattcgtcccctcaataaaacaataatgtataagcatatacaccattataaTAGCTCGATAAATCAAATTCCGTATGTGAACagaaactaaacttttgtttttgcaaCGAAAATGGCATGTCaatatgtttaacaaaatatagtCGTTATCACAGATAACGAAAATAATATACTCGgataattttaaagcaaaaacttcGTAAATGGTATTTTCGGaaagcattttttatttttgagaaatCTACCCTAATATGCAAACATTCTAAGGTCGTAACCTTTAgcattaagattttttttaatgagaCTGCTGCTGTCCTATTActcttattttaaattaataataataaccaTTCATCTAACACAATACGTTTATAAACAATACTCAACATACACATACGCTATATTCTATTACTACCAGACGacatagtaaataaataaattataattgaaGGTCATGTTTACTAGCAGGCATGCACACATAGATACGACCAATCCATGTCTTCCTTCCatatatgcatatttatatatagTATATGCGAGTATGCACATAAATagtaaatgtgtatttttattataatataaactttaatataaacaatgtttatattataaataaattataaaaagaaatataatatgctattaaactaATGCCATTTccctttgtttgtatttgttatttctaaatagtgGAAACTTTGAATAATGGCAATGGTATGCTACTCTCCCCACCACACAATAATTCAGgccatcaacaacaacaacagcagcaacaatcaACACGTGGTGGCGGTGGAGCTTCGACAACAGCTACAGCAGCAGCATCGGCTAGTGTGGCAGCAGCTGGCGGAAATGAAAGAAGTGTTAGTAGTAGTACTGCAGCTGCTGCTTCTGCTTCAGCAGgagaaaataatttacaaataacaCAGCCCATTAGTGCGCCATCGTCACCGCTAGCCTCACCAGGAGCTATAAGTCCAACATCATTTTGCTTGCCATCTAGTTCAACGGCAGCAGCTGTGGCAACATCAAATGGTAGCGGTTCGTATGTGTGTCCAAACGGTGCTAATGCTGGCAACATGTCATATGCAAATGTAGGAGCATCAAATGCAAATGATACAGCAGATCCCAATTGGCAGGCTACGAAGGCAACGGTATTAGAACGTAATGCCGCCATGTTCAATAATGAATTAATGTCAGATGTTACATTTGTAGTGGGTGATGATTTTGGTAAGTTTTGCATCTATGAATACTACCCcattcatatatacatacattcatgaTTATTTTCTATAATAGATACTGTTCAAACTATACCAGCTCATAAGTATATATTAGCTACAGGCAGCTCGGTATTTTATGCCATGTTTTATGGTGGTTTGGCTGAAAACAAACAGGAAATTAAAGTGCCAGATGTGGAACCTTCAGCCTTCTTAACACTATTAAGGTTTGTTTAGTTTCTATTTAACATTGTTTCATGTTGCTTCATTAATTTCGTCCCTACAGATACTTATATTGTgatgaaatacaattggaaccTGATAATATATTAGCCACTTTATATGcagccaaaaaatatattgtaccaCATTTGGCCAGAGCCTGTGTGAATTATTTAGAAGTTAAATTGACTGCAAAAAACGCCTGTCTACTTCTCAGTCAATCACGTCTTTTCGAAGAGCCCGAACTGATGCAACGTTGCTGGGAAGTAATCGATGCTCAAGCCGAAATGGCCATTAAATCCGAAGATTTCGTTGATATCGATCTTAAAACGTTCGAATCGATTCTATGGCGCGAAACCTTGAACTGCAAAGAGATTCATCTCTTTGAGGCGGCTTTAAATTGGGCTCAGAATTGTTGTCAAAAGATGCCTATCGATAATACTCCCCAAAATATGCGTAAAGTTTTGGGACAAGCATTGCATTTAATACGCATACCCACCATGTCATTGGATGAGTTCGCCAACGGCGTCGCTCAGACTGGTATTCTAACATCACAAGAGACAATTGATATGTTTTTGCATTTTACAGCCAAATCAAAACCATCATTAAACTTTCCAACCAAAGCACGAGCCGG
The nucleotide sequence above comes from Calliphora vicina chromosome 1, idCalVici1.1, whole genome shotgun sequence. Encoded proteins:
- the lute gene encoding BTB/POZ domain-containing protein 3 isoform X1; translation: MIEAFANHLGSHIGRHLFYWATTAPTVHNLDTETDYGLKLRISNIINKFHGPLERGVQILDHLLTLEEEDFNDHWGSAYIHNYEPEIVDSREEPYNTGGRVDGNQEVLHYYGNNNGGVMRQQNIARGNMETLNNGNGMLLSPPHNNSGHQQQQQQQQSTRGGGGASTTATAAASASVAAAGGNERSVSSSTAAAASASAGENNLQITQPISAPSSPLASPGAISPTSFCLPSSSTAAAVATSNGSGSYVCPNGANAGNMSYANVGASNANDTADPNWQATKATVLERNAAMFNNELMSDVTFVVGDDFDTVQTIPAHKYILATGSSVFYAMFYGGLAENKQEIKVPDVEPSAFLTLLRYLYCDEIQLEPDNILATLYAAKKYIVPHLARACVNYLEVKLTAKNACLLLSQSRLFEEPELMQRCWEVIDAQAEMAIKSEDFVDIDLKTFESILWRETLNCKEIHLFEAALNWAQNCCQKMPIDNTPQNMRKVLGQALHLIRIPTMSLDEFANGVAQTGILTSQETIDMFLHFTAKSKPSLNFPTKARAGLKTQVCHRFQSCAYRSNQWRYRGRCDSIQFSVDRRIFIVGFGLYGSSTGAATYNVKIELKRLGRTLAENDTKFFSDGSSNTFHVFFENPIQIEPECYYTASVILDGIELSFFGQEGMSEVCMGNVTFQFQCSSESTNGTGVQGGQIPELIFYGPTTMTSMNSPTQSMCASPVGELEGTCGSGTGQTKSNRNSSDLTVNCDDLLAASSSSDGVGASSN
- the lute gene encoding BTB/POZ domain-containing protein 3 isoform X2 gives rise to the protein MAQWPMIMGKRNQEAMSQMNAWINVETLNNGNGMLLSPPHNNSGHQQQQQQQQSTRGGGGASTTATAAASASVAAAGGNERSVSSSTAAAASASAGENNLQITQPISAPSSPLASPGAISPTSFCLPSSSTAAAVATSNGSGSYVCPNGANAGNMSYANVGASNANDTADPNWQATKATVLERNAAMFNNELMSDVTFVVGDDFDTVQTIPAHKYILATGSSVFYAMFYGGLAENKQEIKVPDVEPSAFLTLLRYLYCDEIQLEPDNILATLYAAKKYIVPHLARACVNYLEVKLTAKNACLLLSQSRLFEEPELMQRCWEVIDAQAEMAIKSEDFVDIDLKTFESILWRETLNCKEIHLFEAALNWAQNCCQKMPIDNTPQNMRKVLGQALHLIRIPTMSLDEFANGVAQTGILTSQETIDMFLHFTAKSKPSLNFPTKARAGLKTQVCHRFQSCAYRSNQWRYRGRCDSIQFSVDRRIFIVGFGLYGSSTGAATYNVKIELKRLGRTLAENDTKFFSDGSSNTFHVFFENPIQIEPECYYTASVILDGIELSFFGQEGMSEVCMGNVTFQFQCSSESTNGTGVQGGQIPELIFYGPTTMTSMNSPTQSMCASPVGELEGTCGSGTGQTKSNRNSSDLTVNCDDLLAASSSSDGVGASSN
- the lute gene encoding BTB/POZ domain-containing protein 3 isoform X3, which produces MVLYRFIDIFDAIVETLNNGNGMLLSPPHNNSGHQQQQQQQQSTRGGGGASTTATAAASASVAAAGGNERSVSSSTAAAASASAGENNLQITQPISAPSSPLASPGAISPTSFCLPSSSTAAAVATSNGSGSYVCPNGANAGNMSYANVGASNANDTADPNWQATKATVLERNAAMFNNELMSDVTFVVGDDFDTVQTIPAHKYILATGSSVFYAMFYGGLAENKQEIKVPDVEPSAFLTLLRYLYCDEIQLEPDNILATLYAAKKYIVPHLARACVNYLEVKLTAKNACLLLSQSRLFEEPELMQRCWEVIDAQAEMAIKSEDFVDIDLKTFESILWRETLNCKEIHLFEAALNWAQNCCQKMPIDNTPQNMRKVLGQALHLIRIPTMSLDEFANGVAQTGILTSQETIDMFLHFTAKSKPSLNFPTKARAGLKTQVCHRFQSCAYRSNQWRYRGRCDSIQFSVDRRIFIVGFGLYGSSTGAATYNVKIELKRLGRTLAENDTKFFSDGSSNTFHVFFENPIQIEPECYYTASVILDGIELSFFGQEGMSEVCMGNVTFQFQCSSESTNGTGVQGGQIPELIFYGPTTMTSMNSPTQSMCASPVGELEGTCGSGTGQTKSNRNSSDLTVNCDDLLAASSSSDGVGASSN